The following are from one region of the Anabas testudineus chromosome 2, fAnaTes1.2, whole genome shotgun sequence genome:
- the rgs9bp gene encoding regulator of G-protein signaling 9-binding protein: MPLVNNKVGNDHTVSTDKALVHGKALVDSLIKVVACYRHLASCVGGCTDSLKLRDELRQTREKAQKLAVAICHHLTSHLRNKCLPEKQRKEMELLWVAFSSSLELLHVDMCKVFNIGDLFCLANSGNLVQTGLQEGGSEVAARALSLPDLNQVQSQIPPADLESQEHATMEQEITKIDLMMDDMEMKVNVLRWMVEPHVGQYAEPQSSTNSASLALLSVDEEQPGHRPLCQRNHIFVLLLLLAVVLVAATLSICVVLFS; the protein is encoded by the exons ATGCCACTTGTAAATAACAAAGTGGGAAATGATCACACAGTCAGCACAGACAAGGCTTTGGTTCATGGAAAAGCTCTGGTGGATTCTTTGATAAAG GTGGTGGCATGTTACCGGCACTTGGCCTCGTGTGTTGGTGGCTGCACAGACAGCCTAAAACTGCGAGATGAGCTACGCCAAACACGAGAAAAGGCTCAAAAGCTGGCCGTGGCTATCTGTCATCATCTGACCTCACACCTTCGGAACAAGTGTCTGCCTGAGAAGCAGCGTAAGGAGATGGAGCTCCTCTGGGTGGCCTTCTCCTCCAGCCTAGAGCTCCTCCATGTTGACATGTGTAAAGTTTTCAACATAGGTGACCTCTTCTGTCTGGCTAATTCTGGTAACCTTGTGCAAACTGGACTTCAAG AAGGAGGCAGTGAGGTAGCAGCCCGTGCGCTCAGTCTGCCAGACCTGAACCAGGTTCAAAGTCAGATCCCTCCTGCTGACCTTGAGAGTCAGGAACATGCCACCATGGAGCAGGAGATCACCAAAATTGACCTCATGATGGACGACATGGAGATGAAAGTCAACGTGTTGCGCTGGATGGTGGAGCCACATGTGGGGCAGTATGCAGAGCCACAGAGCAGCACCAACAGCGCCTCACTGGCTCTGCTCTCTGTTGATGAGGAGCAGCCTGGACACCGGCCTCTATGCCAGCGCAATCACATCTTTGTGCTCTTATTGCTGCTTGCTGTTGTTTTGGTGGCAGCCACTCTTTCTATTTGTGTTGTCctcttttcataa